The Dokdonella koreensis DS-123 genome has a segment encoding these proteins:
- a CDS encoding NAD(P)/FAD-dependent oxidoreductase, with product MHTEIPRYDADVVVIGGSYAGLSAALQLARARRRVLVVDAGVRRNRFAAHSHGFLGQDGRAPGDIAAAGRAEVLAYPTVRWHDGAATGAQADGDGFAVSLADGATVRARRLVLAVGVEDQLPPIDGLASRWGRSVFHCPYCHGYELGGGRIGVLATSALSHHHAMMLPDWGTVTLFTNGCYAPDAAQREALAARGVAIEPARVECLVDMATLALADGRRVVLDGLFTLSRTQVNGSVAAQLGCAMDEGPMGAYLRTDAIKETSVPGVFACGDAARAAGSIAFAVGDGVQAGVGAHQSLLSR from the coding sequence ATGCACACTGAAATTCCCCGCTACGACGCCGACGTCGTGGTGATCGGCGGCAGCTACGCCGGCCTGTCGGCGGCCCTGCAGCTGGCGCGCGCGCGGCGCCGGGTGCTGGTGGTGGATGCCGGCGTGCGCCGCAACCGCTTCGCCGCCCATTCGCACGGTTTCCTCGGCCAGGACGGGCGCGCACCGGGCGACATCGCCGCGGCCGGCCGCGCCGAGGTGCTGGCCTATCCGACCGTGCGCTGGCACGACGGTGCCGCGACCGGCGCGCAAGCGGACGGCGACGGATTCGCCGTCTCCCTGGCCGATGGCGCCACGGTCCGTGCGCGCCGCCTGGTGCTGGCCGTCGGCGTGGAGGACCAGTTGCCGCCGATCGACGGCCTGGCCTCGCGCTGGGGCCGCAGCGTGTTCCATTGCCCGTACTGCCACGGCTACGAACTGGGGGGAGGCCGCATCGGCGTCCTGGCGACGAGTGCCCTGTCGCACCACCACGCGATGATGCTGCCGGATTGGGGCACGGTCACGCTGTTCACCAACGGCTGCTACGCGCCGGATGCCGCGCAGCGCGAGGCGCTGGCGGCGCGCGGTGTCGCGATCGAGCCTGCACGCGTGGAGTGTCTCGTGGACATGGCCACGCTGGCGCTGGCCGACGGACGCCGGGTGGTGCTGGACGGCCTGTTCACGCTGAGCCGCACGCAGGTGAACGGCTCCGTGGCGGCGCAACTCGGCTGCGCGATGGACGAGGGGCCGATGGGCGCCTACCTGCGCACCGATGCGATCAAGGAGACCTCGGTGCCGGGCGTGTTCGCCTGCGGCGACGCGGCGCGTGCCGCGGGCAGCATCGCGTTCGCGGTCGGTGACGGCGTGCAGGCCGGCGTCGGCGCGCATCAGTCGCTGCTGTCTCGCTGA
- a CDS encoding Rrf2 family transcriptional regulator produces MKSDSRLSSVLHVLLHMIHSDRPLTSEALAGYLQTHPVVVRRTLAGLRTLGYVGSTKGHGGGWVVTCDPAVVTLHDIYTAVGAPALFAIGHRTPDPVCLVEQAVNAALDDAFQEAEALLTARLGGITLAALAADFGHRLAAHPRSTHIHAH; encoded by the coding sequence ATGAAAAGCGACAGCCGGCTTTCCTCCGTCCTCCATGTGCTGCTGCACATGATCCACAGCGACCGGCCGCTCACCTCCGAGGCGCTGGCCGGCTACCTCCAGACCCATCCGGTGGTCGTGCGGCGCACGCTGGCGGGCTTGCGGACCCTGGGCTATGTCGGCTCGACGAAAGGGCACGGCGGCGGCTGGGTCGTCACCTGCGACCCGGCCGTGGTGACGCTGCACGACATCTACACGGCGGTGGGCGCGCCCGCGCTGTTCGCGATCGGCCATCGCACGCCCGATCCGGTCTGCCTGGTCGAGCAGGCCGTCAACGCGGCGCTGGACGACGCCTTCCAGGAGGCCGAAGCCCTGCTGACGGCGCGTCTGGGCGGCATCACCCTGGCCGCCCTGGCGGCGGACTTCGGCCACCGCCTGGCGGCGCATCCACGGAGCACGCACATCCATGCACACTGA
- a CDS encoding LytTR family DNA-binding domain-containing protein codes for MPASPASSPTAYERYRPWQRLVETGFWVGTILVNAVANSITVLMDARRSGLDTADWEPAVWEGSSALLWLVIVPCVVWFTRRVPFQWDGLRRYLALHLAASVLVCLVHVGGMVGLRVLAYRVMGGTYVFGDWPVELGYEYLKDVRSYAGMVLAIEVYRLALRRLQGEASLLAAPDEGPPLESVERPERFLVRKLGRDFLVAANDIEWLQAAGNYVNLRVRGHDYPLRSTIAGIEARLDPARFARVHRSYIVNLDRIVSIEPLDTGDARLHLADGSTLPCSRRYRADLKERV; via the coding sequence ATGCCCGCATCCCCTGCCTCTTCGCCCACCGCCTACGAACGCTACCGGCCGTGGCAGCGCCTGGTCGAGACCGGCTTCTGGGTCGGCACGATCCTCGTCAACGCCGTCGCCAACAGCATCACCGTGCTGATGGATGCCCGGCGTTCCGGCCTGGACACCGCCGACTGGGAACCGGCCGTCTGGGAAGGTTCCAGCGCGCTGCTGTGGCTCGTGATCGTGCCGTGCGTGGTGTGGTTCACGCGCCGCGTGCCGTTCCAGTGGGACGGCCTGCGCCGCTACCTCGCCTTGCACCTGGCGGCCAGTGTCCTGGTCTGCCTGGTCCACGTCGGCGGCATGGTGGGCCTGCGCGTGCTGGCCTACCGCGTGATGGGCGGCACCTACGTGTTCGGCGACTGGCCGGTGGAACTGGGCTACGAATATCTCAAGGACGTGCGCAGCTACGCCGGCATGGTGCTGGCGATCGAGGTCTACCGCCTGGCGCTGCGCCGCCTGCAGGGCGAGGCCAGCCTGCTCGCCGCACCCGACGAAGGCCCCCCGCTCGAATCGGTGGAGCGGCCCGAACGCTTCCTGGTGCGCAAGCTCGGCCGCGACTTCCTGGTCGCCGCCAACGACATCGAATGGCTGCAGGCCGCCGGCAACTACGTCAACCTGCGCGTGCGCGGCCACGACTACCCGCTGCGCAGCACGATCGCCGGCATCGAGGCACGGCTGGATCCTGCGCGCTTCGCGCGCGTGCACCGCAGCTACATCGTCAACCTCGACCGCATCGTCTCGATCGAACCGCTCGACACCGGCGACGCCCGCCTGCACCTGGCCGACGGCAGCACGCTGCCGTGCAGCCGGCGCTACCGCGCCGATCTCAAGGAGCGGGTCTGA
- a CDS encoding nucleotide pyrophosphohydrolase translates to MNDDIRELQASLRTFAQERDWGQFHSPKNLASALSVEAAELLEHFQWVTEEQSRNLPPAKVDQVSSEVADVLLYLLQLCDKLDIDPIDAAKAKIATNAQKYPVALAKGNSTKYTER, encoded by the coding sequence ATGAACGACGACATTCGCGAACTTCAAGCTTCCCTGCGAACTTTCGCCCAGGAGCGGGATTGGGGCCAGTTCCATAGCCCCAAGAACCTGGCCAGCGCCCTGTCAGTGGAAGCAGCCGAGCTGCTGGAACACTTTCAGTGGGTAACGGAGGAGCAAAGTCGCAATCTGCCTCCCGCCAAAGTCGACCAGGTGAGCAGTGAAGTCGCCGATGTCCTGCTCTACCTGCTGCAGCTGTGCGACAAGCTGGATATCGATCCGATCGACGCAGCGAAGGCAAAGATCGCCACCAATGCGCAGAAGTACCCGGTTGCGCTGGCGAAGGGCAACAGTACCAAGTACACCGAGCGCTGA
- a CDS encoding DUF2075 domain-containing protein, with product MIVYQATKSQFLEDADKRAIEHVIASEYLKKTNRYAPDAEIRAWRASLGQMADVLADPDLADDMGVGIEFGIPQTSKRVDFILSGRSDDGRPHVVIIELKQWSESRLTDKDGIVIARRGGRAETEGPHPSYQAWSYAALLEGFNEAVYEHGVALRPCAYLHNYFPDGVIDHPRYAPYIDKAPLFLRGLTERQRLRDFIRQHVRHGDNAELLYRIDEGRIRPSKMLADSLVEMLKGNREFVLIDDQKLVYETAIARICSASTERKHVLIVQGGPGTGKSVVAINLIVELSRRGLLSKYVSKNAAPRAVYQERLRGHRRQVEISAMFGGSGGFIETTANTFDALIVDEAHRLNEKSGLYANLGENQIKELIAAARCAVMFVDDDQIVTLSDIGHSRELERWAGALGAEVTHLQLASQFRCGGSDGYLAWLDNMLGIRETANDHLDRELFDFRLLDSPTELHALIADRNASNNKSRMVAGYCWDWTSKANADAYDIVIPEFGYQKRWNLDRDGSLWIMARHSIEEVGCIHTCQGLELDYVGVIIGPDLQARDGQLVTSPEKRSRMDRSIRGYKALMKTDPETTRARVDRIIRNTYRTLMTRGLKGCYVWCADAGTRQYFADHLKG from the coding sequence GTGATCGTCTATCAGGCGACGAAATCGCAATTTCTCGAAGATGCCGACAAGCGAGCGATCGAGCACGTCATCGCCAGTGAGTATCTGAAGAAGACCAACCGGTACGCCCCCGACGCCGAGATCAGGGCGTGGCGTGCGTCGCTGGGCCAGATGGCCGACGTGCTGGCGGACCCAGACTTGGCCGACGACATGGGCGTGGGTATCGAGTTCGGCATTCCGCAAACCTCCAAGCGTGTCGATTTCATCCTGTCCGGCCGGTCCGATGACGGACGACCTCATGTGGTGATCATCGAGCTGAAGCAATGGTCGGAGTCGAGATTGACCGACAAGGACGGCATCGTGATTGCGCGTCGTGGCGGTCGTGCCGAGACCGAAGGCCCACACCCGTCGTACCAGGCCTGGTCCTATGCGGCTCTGCTGGAAGGATTCAACGAGGCGGTCTACGAGCATGGCGTGGCGCTGCGGCCCTGCGCCTACCTGCACAACTACTTTCCGGACGGCGTGATCGATCATCCACGCTACGCGCCCTATATCGACAAGGCACCGCTGTTCCTGCGTGGCCTCACCGAGCGTCAGCGTCTGCGCGACTTCATCAGGCAGCACGTCAGACACGGTGACAATGCCGAGCTTCTCTATCGAATCGACGAGGGCCGCATTCGACCATCCAAGATGCTCGCCGACAGTCTCGTAGAGATGCTCAAAGGCAATCGCGAGTTCGTGCTGATAGACGACCAGAAGCTCGTCTACGAAACCGCGATCGCCAGAATTTGCAGCGCTTCCACGGAAAGGAAGCACGTGCTCATCGTCCAGGGCGGCCCAGGCACGGGAAAATCCGTCGTAGCCATCAACCTCATCGTTGAGCTGTCACGGCGAGGATTGCTGAGCAAGTACGTGTCGAAGAATGCGGCACCGCGCGCCGTCTACCAGGAACGATTGCGCGGTCATCGCAGACAGGTGGAGATTTCAGCGATGTTTGGAGGTTCGGGCGGCTTCATCGAGACGACGGCCAACACCTTCGACGCGCTGATCGTCGATGAAGCCCATCGCCTCAACGAGAAGAGCGGCCTCTACGCCAATCTCGGCGAGAATCAGATCAAGGAGCTGATCGCCGCTGCGAGGTGCGCCGTCATGTTCGTCGATGACGACCAGATCGTGACCTTGAGCGACATCGGCCATTCGCGCGAGTTGGAGCGATGGGCCGGGGCATTGGGTGCCGAGGTCACGCATCTGCAACTGGCATCGCAGTTTCGATGCGGTGGATCGGACGGCTACTTGGCGTGGCTGGACAACATGCTGGGCATTCGTGAAACGGCCAACGACCATCTTGATCGAGAGCTCTTTGATTTTCGCTTGCTCGACTCGCCGACTGAGCTGCATGCGTTGATAGCCGATCGGAATGCGTCCAACAACAAGTCCCGCATGGTGGCCGGCTACTGCTGGGACTGGACGAGCAAAGCGAATGCCGATGCCTATGACATCGTCATTCCTGAATTCGGCTACCAGAAGCGCTGGAACCTGGATCGGGATGGCAGCCTTTGGATCATGGCACGCCACTCGATCGAAGAGGTCGGCTGCATCCATACCTGTCAGGGACTGGAGCTGGACTATGTCGGTGTGATCATTGGCCCGGACTTGCAGGCCCGCGATGGCCAACTGGTCACCTCCCCCGAGAAGCGCTCGCGCATGGATCGTTCGATCCGCGGCTACAAGGCCTTGATGAAGACCGATCCGGAGACCACACGGGCACGTGTCGACCGCATCATTCGCAACACCTACCGCACGTTGATGACTCGCGGACTGAAGGGCTGCTACGTGTGGTGTGCGGATGCGGGCACTCGGCAGTACTTCGCCGATCACCTCAAGGGATAG
- a CDS encoding YciI family protein, giving the protein MRHLRTQAALGHRVLCGPFTDGDGAVQVLDAADRAAARTRIEADPFVRAGYCGRCLRHEFPDAAEANDGLIGDAATRAGPAGAGLPPPLRTTRSPDPAVRVWPWAAFKKRFPQFRRLTTSGCGRVVSSPGQGRECGRRSASSPAGVSGVEIGPRLRRLGCHRQGQALRRCRGGRTVAVAGAAAPSRFTRKGCGFFQSTAGFAWHAVIPDPMPGPFELLPPRRWK; this is encoded by the coding sequence GTGCGCCATCTGCGGACGCAGGCGGCGCTCGGTCATCGGGTGCTGTGTGGCCCGTTCACCGACGGCGACGGTGCCGTGCAGGTGCTGGACGCAGCGGATCGTGCCGCTGCGCGCACGCGGATCGAGGCCGATCCGTTCGTCCGCGCCGGCTACTGCGGCCGCTGCCTGCGGCATGAATTCCCGGATGCCGCCGAAGCCAACGATGGGCTGATCGGCGATGCGGCGACGCGCGCCGGCCCTGCCGGGGCGGGCCTGCCTCCACCCCTGCGGACGACCCGTTCGCCTGACCCGGCGGTCCGTGTGTGGCCTTGGGCCGCCTTCAAAAAAAGATTCCCGCAGTTCCGGCGTCTCACGACGAGCGGCTGCGGGAGAGTGGTGTCGTCGCCCGGCCAGGGGAGGGAATGCGGGCGACGGAGTGCATCCTCGCCGGCCGGCGTCTCAGGGGTTGAGATTGGGCCTCGCCTGCGCCGACTCGGCTGCCATCGCCAAGGCCAGGCTCTTCGGCGCTGCCGGGGTGGCCGCACCGTAGCCGTCGCCGGCGCGGCGGCGCCCAGCCGGTTCACGCGCAAAGGGTGCGGCTTCTTCCAGAGCACGGCCGGCTTCGCCTGGCATGCCGTGATCCCCGATCCGATGCCCGGGCCGTTCGAGTTGCTGCCGCCGAGGCGCTGGAAGTGA
- a CDS encoding TonB-dependent receptor family protein, whose amino-acid sequence MRAAGFSGSFLGAALAFSAPVHAQAPADADADAEKLPTVVVTATRTARNAEDVPAAIDAVPIDTADQAGLGVNVSEVLEAVPGVLARNRQNYAQDEQISIRGFGARSTFGVRGVRLFVDGIPASMPDGQGQVSHFNLDSASRVEVLRGPFSALYGNSAGGVIQLFTADGRDADELRLGLVGASYGVGRASVNARGSAGLFGYNLDFSHFQTDGYRDHSAARRESGNAKLSWDFGSGSTLTMVANTVYIPDADDPLGLTRAQYEANPRQVAAVAEQFNTRKSVDQKQVGAIFEQALGGAHTLRLMAYGGRREVEQFLAIPAATQANPLHAGGVIDLDGDYAGTDARWTWAADPLELTVGFNYDEQDQHRRGYENFVGEALGVRGRLRRNEINTVDNFDQYAQATWRLAERWSLMAGVRHSKVKFDMRDRYVVGTNPDDSGSRDYSATSPVAGLLFEASPDASFYASWGKGFETPTFNELGYRNDGGSGLNFGLLPARTRSGELGAKLRLGARAALDMAVFRADTDDEIAVATNAGGRTSYRNVGAARRQGAEAGLTLGLADDLSLRLAATWLEATFRTGFLTCTGVPCTNPTTPVAAGTRIPGVPRTDVHVGLTWGGERGWRFGAQGDYVSSIPVNDTGTESAPMSAVFAADIGYGFDLPNGRLRSFLRVDNLFDRDYIGSVIVNDGNGRYYEPGPGRSFMLGVQWVWAQ is encoded by the coding sequence ATGCGAGCGGCAGGTTTCAGCGGGTCCTTTCTCGGCGCCGCCCTGGCGTTTTCGGCACCCGTGCACGCGCAGGCGCCGGCCGATGCGGACGCCGATGCCGAAAAACTGCCGACCGTGGTGGTCACCGCCACCCGCACCGCCAGGAACGCCGAGGACGTGCCGGCCGCGATCGACGCCGTTCCGATCGACACCGCCGACCAGGCCGGCCTGGGCGTCAATGTCTCCGAAGTGCTGGAGGCGGTGCCGGGGGTGCTGGCCCGCAACCGCCAGAACTACGCCCAGGACGAGCAGATCTCGATCCGCGGCTTCGGCGCGCGCTCCACCTTCGGCGTGCGCGGCGTGCGCCTGTTCGTCGACGGCATCCCGGCGTCGATGCCGGACGGGCAGGGCCAGGTCTCGCATTTCAACCTCGATTCGGCCAGCCGCGTGGAGGTGCTGCGCGGCCCGTTCTCGGCGCTGTACGGCAACTCGGCCGGCGGCGTGATCCAGCTCTTCACGGCCGACGGCCGCGACGCGGACGAGCTGCGCCTGGGCCTGGTCGGCGCCAGCTACGGCGTCGGCCGCGCCAGCGTCAACGCGCGCGGCAGTGCCGGCCTGTTCGGCTACAACCTCGATTTCAGCCATTTCCAGACCGACGGCTACCGCGACCACAGCGCCGCCCGCCGCGAGTCCGGCAACGCCAAGCTGAGCTGGGACTTCGGCAGCGGCAGTACGCTGACGATGGTCGCCAACACCGTCTACATCCCCGATGCGGACGATCCGCTCGGCCTGACGCGCGCGCAGTACGAGGCCAATCCGCGCCAGGTCGCCGCCGTGGCCGAGCAGTTCAACACGCGCAAGAGCGTGGACCAGAAGCAGGTCGGCGCGATCTTCGAGCAGGCGCTGGGCGGCGCCCATACGCTGCGCCTGATGGCCTACGGCGGCCGGCGCGAGGTGGAGCAGTTCCTGGCGATCCCGGCGGCCACCCAGGCCAACCCGCTGCACGCCGGCGGCGTGATCGACCTGGACGGCGACTATGCCGGCACCGACGCGCGCTGGACCTGGGCGGCCGATCCGCTGGAGCTGACCGTCGGGTTCAACTACGACGAGCAGGACCAGCACCGGCGCGGCTACGAGAACTTCGTCGGCGAGGCGCTGGGCGTCCGCGGCCGGCTGCGCCGCAACGAGATCAATACCGTCGACAACTTCGACCAGTACGCCCAGGCCACCTGGCGCCTGGCCGAGCGCTGGTCGCTGATGGCCGGCGTGCGCCACAGCAAGGTGAAGTTCGACATGCGCGACCGCTATGTCGTCGGCACCAACCCGGACGACAGCGGCAGCCGCGACTACTCGGCCACCTCGCCGGTGGCCGGCCTGCTGTTCGAGGCTTCGCCGGACGCGAGCTTCTACGCCAGCTGGGGCAAGGGCTTCGAGACGCCGACGTTCAACGAACTGGGCTACCGCAACGACGGCGGTTCCGGCCTCAACTTCGGCCTGCTGCCGGCACGCACGCGCAGCGGCGAGCTCGGCGCCAAGCTGCGCCTGGGCGCGCGCGCCGCGCTGGACATGGCGGTGTTCCGTGCCGACACCGACGACGAGATCGCCGTGGCCACCAATGCCGGTGGCCGCACCAGCTACCGCAACGTCGGCGCCGCGCGCCGGCAGGGCGCGGAAGCCGGCCTCACGCTGGGCCTGGCCGACGACCTCAGCCTGCGCCTGGCCGCCACCTGGCTCGAGGCCACCTTCCGCACCGGCTTCCTGACCTGCACCGGCGTGCCGTGCACCAACCCGACCACGCCCGTCGCCGCCGGCACGCGGATCCCCGGCGTGCCGCGCACCGACGTGCACGTGGGCCTGACCTGGGGCGGCGAGCGCGGCTGGCGTTTCGGCGCGCAGGGCGACTACGTCAGTTCCATCCCGGTCAACGACACCGGTACCGAATCGGCCCCGATGTCGGCGGTCTTCGCCGCCGACATCGGCTACGGATTCGACCTGCCGAACGGACGCCTGCGCAGTTTCCTGCGCGTGGACAACCTGTTCGACCGCGACTACATCGGTTCGGTCATCGTCAACGACGGCAACGGCCGCTACTACGAGCCCGGTCCGGGCCGCAGCTTCATGCTCGGCGTGCAGTGGGTGTGGGCGCAATGA
- the msrB gene encoding peptide-methionine (R)-S-oxide reductase MsrB: MSKSASGYELTLDPAERNRLAARLDPEERRILLDHGTERPFCGGLLDNHQDGIYVCRLCALPLFRSDAKFESGSGWPSFFTPYDPAHLRELRDDSHGMVRTEIRCARCDGHLGHVFPDGPPPTGNRYCMNSVALDFLPTDP; the protein is encoded by the coding sequence ATGAGCAAGTCCGCATCCGGTTATGAGCTGACCCTGGATCCGGCCGAGCGCAACCGCCTGGCCGCGCGGCTGGATCCGGAGGAGCGCCGCATCCTGCTCGACCACGGTACCGAGCGGCCGTTCTGCGGCGGCCTGCTGGACAACCACCAGGACGGCATCTACGTCTGCCGCCTGTGCGCGTTGCCGCTGTTCCGGTCCGACGCCAAGTTCGAGTCGGGCAGTGGCTGGCCGAGCTTCTTCACGCCGTACGACCCGGCGCACCTGCGCGAGCTGCGCGACGACAGCCACGGCATGGTCCGTACCGAGATCCGCTGCGCGCGCTGCGACGGCCACCTGGGCCACGTGTTCCCGGACGGCCCGCCGCCGACCGGCAATCGCTACTGCATGAACTCGGTCGCGCTCGACTTCCTGCCGACCGATCCGTAG
- the msrA gene encoding peptide-methionine (S)-S-oxide reductase MsrA produces the protein MALVCDIPGLNLAVPRGAFPDPARDIDPASISGPQNAVLAAGCFWCAEAVFRELDGVLDVVNGYSGDSAATADYKTVCAGQTNHAEVVSIDYDPARISYGQLLKVFFSVAHDPTQKDRQGNDIGRQYRSAVFYADAAQKEVAESYIAQLSAAGVYSEPIVTDVVPLEAFHRGEQYHQNYAALHPEQPYIAAVAIPKVVKVRKQFADRLKKEPS, from the coding sequence ATGGCACTCGTCTGCGATATCCCCGGGCTCAACCTCGCCGTGCCGCGCGGCGCGTTCCCGGATCCCGCGCGCGACATCGATCCGGCCAGCATCAGCGGCCCGCAGAACGCGGTGCTCGCGGCCGGTTGTTTCTGGTGCGCGGAGGCCGTCTTCCGCGAGCTCGACGGCGTGCTCGACGTCGTCAACGGCTACAGCGGCGACAGCGCCGCCACCGCCGACTACAAGACCGTCTGCGCCGGCCAGACCAATCATGCCGAGGTCGTCTCGATCGACTACGACCCGGCCCGGATCAGCTACGGCCAGCTGCTGAAGGTGTTCTTCTCGGTGGCGCACGACCCGACCCAGAAGGACCGCCAGGGCAACGACATCGGCCGCCAGTACCGCTCGGCGGTGTTCTACGCCGATGCGGCGCAGAAGGAGGTGGCCGAGTCCTACATCGCGCAGCTTTCCGCGGCCGGTGTCTACAGCGAGCCGATCGTCACCGACGTGGTGCCGCTGGAGGCATTCCACCGGGGTGAGCAGTACCACCAGAACTACGCGGCCCTGCACCCGGAGCAGCCGTACATCGCGGCGGTGGCGATCCCCAAGGTCGTCAAGGTCCGCAAGCAGTTCGCCGACCGCCTCAAGAAGGAGCCCTCATGA
- a CDS encoding PA0069 family radical SAM protein, whose amino-acid sequence MPRPEPPDPALLDRPQRIKGRGAASNPAGRFETRTRTTEDDGWYREERDAPRPPTEVREIRARSIISRNDSPDVPFTQSINPIIGCEHGCVYCYARPSHAYLNLSPGLDFETKLFAKVNAGERLRAELARPGYVCSPINIGANTDPYQPAERRYRVTRQVLEVLAECRHPLTIITKNALVERDLDLLAPMARDRLVQVFVSVTSLDNRLSSTLEPRASAPRRRIEAIANLTAAGVPCGVMVAPIIPAVTDAWIERILERAVAAGARTAGYTVLRLPWELKDLFRDWLDLTVPERAEHVMSLLRQMRGNRDNDPRFGQRMRGEGVFADLLRQRFAVACRKAGLERTRDLRLATDLFQPPRPASPQGSLF is encoded by the coding sequence ATGCCCCGCCCCGAGCCACCCGATCCGGCCCTCCTCGACCGCCCGCAGCGCATCAAGGGTCGCGGCGCCGCGTCCAATCCGGCCGGCCGCTTCGAGACGCGCACGCGCACCACCGAGGACGACGGCTGGTACCGCGAGGAACGCGACGCGCCGCGGCCGCCCACCGAGGTCCGCGAGATCCGCGCGCGCAGCATCATCAGCCGCAACGATTCCCCGGACGTCCCGTTCACCCAGTCGATCAACCCGATCATCGGCTGCGAGCACGGCTGCGTGTACTGCTATGCGCGCCCCTCGCATGCCTACCTGAACCTGTCCCCGGGCCTGGACTTCGAGACCAAGCTGTTCGCCAAGGTCAACGCCGGCGAGCGCCTGCGCGCCGAGCTGGCCCGGCCGGGCTACGTGTGCTCGCCGATCAACATCGGCGCCAACACCGATCCCTACCAGCCGGCGGAACGACGCTACCGCGTCACGCGCCAGGTGCTGGAAGTCCTGGCCGAATGCCGCCACCCGCTGACGATCATCACCAAGAACGCCCTGGTCGAGCGCGACCTGGACCTGCTCGCGCCGATGGCGCGCGATCGCCTGGTGCAGGTGTTCGTCTCGGTGACCTCGCTCGACAACCGCCTGTCCAGCACGCTGGAACCGCGTGCGAGCGCGCCGCGCCGGCGCATCGAGGCGATCGCCAACCTGACCGCCGCCGGCGTGCCCTGCGGGGTCATGGTCGCCCCGATCATCCCGGCCGTGACCGACGCCTGGATCGAGCGCATCCTCGAACGGGCCGTCGCCGCCGGCGCGCGCACGGCCGGCTACACCGTGCTGCGCCTGCCGTGGGAACTCAAGGACCTGTTCCGCGACTGGCTGGACCTCACCGTGCCGGAACGCGCCGAGCACGTCATGAGCCTGCTGCGCCAGATGCGCGGCAACCGCGACAACGACCCGCGCTTCGGCCAGCGCATGCGCGGCGAAGGCGTCTTCGCGGACCTGCTGCGCCAGCGCTTCGCCGTCGCTTGCCGCAAGGCCGGGCTCGAACGCACGCGCGACCTGCGCCTGGCGACCGACCTGTTCCAACCACCGCGGCCGGCCTCGCCGCAGGGAAGCCTCTTCTAG
- a CDS encoding OmpW/AlkL family protein, protein MKQMLAAAVLAVLATGTPALHAADAGDWQVKVGAHVVDPKSNNGTLADGTLKARVDSDWKPTFTVEYYFSRNLGLEVLAALPFKHEVKLNGAKAAETKHLPPTVSLQWHFLPDAKVNPFVGLGLNYTRFFSTDETGPLEGTNLDLDDSWGLAAHLGVDFALKDRWSLTVDARWMDIDTDVKVNGTKVGTVNIDPLVYGIAVGYRF, encoded by the coding sequence ATGAAACAGATGCTTGCTGCCGCCGTCCTCGCCGTCCTCGCCACCGGCACCCCCGCCCTCCATGCCGCCGATGCAGGCGACTGGCAGGTCAAGGTCGGTGCGCACGTGGTCGACCCCAAGTCCAACAACGGCACGCTTGCCGACGGCACGCTGAAAGCCCGCGTGGACAGCGACTGGAAGCCGACCTTCACGGTCGAGTACTACTTCTCGCGCAATCTCGGCCTGGAAGTACTGGCGGCCCTGCCGTTCAAGCACGAGGTGAAGCTCAACGGCGCCAAGGCCGCCGAGACCAAGCACCTGCCGCCGACCGTTTCGCTGCAGTGGCATTTCCTGCCCGATGCCAAGGTCAATCCGTTCGTCGGCCTGGGCCTCAACTACACGCGCTTCTTCTCGACCGACGAGACCGGCCCGCTCGAAGGCACCAACCTGGATCTGGACGACTCCTGGGGCCTGGCTGCGCACCTGGGCGTCGACTTCGCGCTGAAGGACCGCTGGTCGCTCACGGTCGACGCGCGCTGGATGGACATCGACACCGACGTGAAGGTCAACGGCACCAAGGTCGGCACCGTCAACATCGATCCGCTCGTCTACGGCATCGCCGTCGGCTACCGCTTCTAG